In the Camelus dromedarius isolate mCamDro1 chromosome 13, mCamDro1.pat, whole genome shotgun sequence genome, one interval contains:
- the TSC22D1 gene encoding TSC22 domain family protein 1 isoform X5: MHQPPESTAAAAAAAADISARKMAHPAMFPRRGSGSGSASALSAAGTGVASSAPSSEDFPPPPSLLQPPPPAASSLSGPQPPPPQSLNLLSQAQLQAQPLAPGGTQMKKKSGFQITSVTPAQISASISSNNSIAEDTESYDDLDESHTEDLSSSEILDVSLSRATDLGEPERSSSEETLNNFQEAETPGAVSPNQPHLPQPHLPHLPQANVVINGNAHPHHLHHHHHIHHGHHLHHGHHHPSHAAVASTSIPGGPPSSPVSRKLSTTGSSDSVQPAAPTSAVSSGGTPASVMTNIRAPSTTGSIGISSVTGTNTMNNANITAVGSFSPNVTSSMLGSANISASSIPSAASVSVGPGVSSGVNVNVLSGMGNGTISSTAVVTSAPSAAAGMTVGSVPSQQPQPTVNTSRFRVVKLDSSSEPFKKGRWTCTEFYEKENAIPAAEGVVINKVVETVKHNPTEVTSERESTSGSSVSSSVSTLSHYTESVGSGEMGAPAVVVQQQQPPALQGVALPQMDFSGPGPQSISAVSVPQSISQSQISQVQLQSQELSYKQKQGLQPVPLQAAINAATGIQPSPVSAVGVTSALGQPPSISSLAQPQLPYSQPAPPVQAPLPGTPPQQLQYGQQQPTVSTQMAPSHGTLVTPKVTSEYVQQPPILQTAVSSGQPPSAGAGAGAAVIPMAQPQSIQLPVPPAAVQAQPAGPSGQPVGQAQTSVSAVPPGSLIANISQQTNIPTAVPQPSPQVTPSVIPQGAPPSSQIVPPAQTAILHQGVQTSASSLPQQLVIAPQSTLLTVPPQPQGAEPVAQGVIPQQLPAVSPLPSASSISVTNQVTSAGPSGMPSAPTNLVPSQSIAQAPATQNGNLVQSVSQPPLIVSNINLPLAQQIPLSSTQFSAQSLAQAIGSQIEDARRPAEPSVVGLPQTVSGDSGGMSAVSDGSSSSLAASASLFPLKVLPLTTPLVDGEDESSLFQCFSPTRGARSDPRTTDTAKTTESF; this comes from the coding sequence ATGCACCAGCCGCCCGAGTCCACAGCCGCGGCGGCCGCGGCCGCTGCAGACATTAGTGCTAGGAAGATGGCGCACCCGGCAATGTTCCCTCGAAGGGGCAGTGGTAGTGGCAGCGCCTCTGCTCTCAGTGCAGCAGGTACCGGCGTTGCTAGTAGTGCCCCATCTTCCGAGGATTTTCCGCCGCCGCCGTCGCTCCTCCAGCCACCACCTCCCGCAGCATCTTCTCTGTCGGGACCACAGCCTCCGCCTCCACAAAGCCTGAACCTCCTTTCGCAGGCTCAGCTGCAGGCACAGCCTCTTGCGCCAGGCGGAActcagatgaaaaagaaaagtggcTTCCAGATAACCAGCGTGACCCCCGCTCAGATCTCCGCCAGCATCAGCTCGAACAACAGCATCGCAGAGGACACCGAGAGCTATGATGATCTGGATGAATCTCACACGGAAGATCTGTCTTCTTCCGAGATCCTTGATGTGTCACTTTCCAGGGCGACTGACTTAGGGGAGCCCGAACGCAGCTCCTCAGAAGAGACTCTCAATAACTTCCAGGAAGCAGAGACACCTGGGGCAGTCTCTCCCAACCAGCCCCATCTTCCTCAGCCTCATCTGCCTCACCTTCCACAAGCGAATGTTGTGATCAATGGAAATGCTCATCCacaccacctccatcaccaccatcacatTCATCATGGGCACCACCTCCACCATGGGCACCACCATCCATCCCATGCCGCTGTGGCCAGTACATCCATTCCTGGAGGGCCACCTTCAAGCCCAGTATCCAGAAAACTCTCTACAACTGGAAGCTCTGACAGTGTTCAGCCAGCTGCACCAACTTCTGCTGTATCATCGGGTGGCACACCTGCATCTGTAATGACTAATATCCGTGCTCCGAGTACCACCGGCAGTATAGGTATAAGTTCTGTCACTGGCACTAATACGATGAATAATGCTAACATTACTGCTGTGGGTAGTTTTAGTCCTAATGTGACAAGCAGCATGCTTGGTAGTGCTAATATAAGTGCAAGCAGTATCCCCAGTGCTGCTAGTGTGAGCGTTGGGCCTGGAGTGAGCAGCGGTGTTAATGTGAATGTCTTGAGTGGCATGGGCAATGGTACTATTTCTTCCACCGCTGTCGTTACCAGTGCACCCAGTGCAGCTGCAGGGATGACTGTGGGATCAGTTCCAAGTCAGCAGCCACAACCAACAGTTAACACGTCAAGGTTCAGAGTTGTGAAGTTAGATTCTAGTTCTGAGCCCTTTAAAAAAGGTAGATGGACTTGCACTGagttttatgaaaaagaaaatgctatacCTGCTGCTGAAGGTGTGGTGATAAATAAAGTGGTGGAAACTGTAAAACACAACCCGACAGAAGTGACTTCCGAGAGGGAGAGCACTAGTGGTAGTTCAGTGAGCAGTAGTGTCAGCACACTGAGTCACTACACGGAGAGTGTGGGAAGTGGAGAGATGGGAGCCCCTGCTGTGGtggtgcagcagcagcagccaccagCTCTGCAAGGTGTGGCCCTTCCGCAGATGGACTTCAGTGGCCCTGGTCCACAGAGCATCTCAGCAGTCAGTGTACCACAGAGTATTTCTCAGTCGCAGATCTCGCAAGTACAGTTACAGTCTCAAGAACTGAGCTATAAGCAAAAGCAAGGTCTGCAACCAGTACCTCTGCAAGCTGCTATCAATGCTGCAACTGGTATCCAGCCATCACCTGTCAGCGCGGTTGGTGTAACTTCAGCTTTAGGTCAGCCGCCTTCCATTTCCAGTTTGGCTCAGCCCCAGCTGCCGTATTCTCAGCCGGCCCCTCCAGTGCAGGCTCCCCTTCCAGGCACACCACCCCAACAGTTACAGTATGGACAACAGCAGCCGACCGTGTCGACACAGATGGCCCCAAGCCATGGTACATTGGTGACTCCGAAAGTGACCTCAGAGTATGTACAGCAGCCACCGATTCTTCAAACAGCCGTGTCCTCTGGACAGCCCCcttctgccggagcgggagcagGAGCAGCGGTGATTCCTATGGCTCAGCCACAGAGTATCCAGCTGCCGGTGCCGCCTGCAGCAGTCCAAGCACAGCCTGCAGGGCCATCTGGCCAACCTGTTGGTCAGGCTCAGACCTCAGTATCTGCTGTACCTCCTGGCAGTCTAATTGCAAATATTAGTCAACAAACAAACATACCCACAGCAGTGccacagccctctccccaggTCACACCTTCAGTTATTCCGCAAGGtgctcctccatcttcacagaTAGTTCCACCTGCTCAAACTGCGATTCTTCATCAGGGAGTTCAAACTAGTGCTTCAAGCCTTCCTCAGCAATTGGTCATTGCACCCCAAAGTACCCTGTTAACTGTGCCTCCCCAGCCGCAGGGAGCAGAGCCAGTAGCTCAAGGAGTTATTCCTCAGCAGTTGCCTGCAGTTAGTCCTTTGCCCTCTGCTAGTAGTATTTCTGTTACAAATCAGGTTACTTCAGCTGGTCCTTCTGGAATGCCTTCTGCCCCAACAAACTTGGTTCCATCACAGAGTATAGCACAAGCCCCTGCCACTCAAAATGGTAATTTGGTTCAAAGTGTTAGTCAACCTCCTTTGATAGTATCTAATATAAATTTGCCTTTGGCACAGCAGATACCACTAAGTTCCACTCAGTTCTCTGCACAATCGTTAGCTCAGGCAATTGGAAGCCAAATTGAAGATGCCAGGCGCCCAGCGGAACCGTCCGTAGTTGGCTTACCTCAGACCGTCAGTGGTGACAGTGGGGGCATGTCAGCAGTTTCAGATGGGAGTAGCAGCAGCCTagcagcctctgcttctcttttccCGTTGAAGGTGCTACCTCTGACGACACCCCTGGTGGATGGCGAGGATGAGAG
- the TSC22D1 gene encoding TSC22 domain family protein 1 isoform X3, producing the protein MHQPPESTAAAAAAAADISARKMAHPAMFPRRGSGSGSASALSAAGTGVASSAPSSEDFPPPPSLLQPPPPAASSLSGPQPPPPQSLNLLSQAQLQAQPLAPGGTQMKKKSGFQITSVTPAQISASISSNNSIAEDTESYDDLDESHTEDLSSSEILDVSLSRATDLGEPERSSSEETLNNFQEAETPGAVSPNQPHLPQPHLPHLPQANVVINGNAHPHHLHHHHHIHHGHHLHHGHHHPSHAAVASTSIPGGPPSSPVSRKLSTTGSSDSVQPAAPTSAVSSGGTPASVMTNIRAPSTTGSIGISSVTGTNTMNNANITAVGSFSPNVTSSMLGSANISASSIPSAASVSVGPGVSSGVNVNVLSGMGNGTISSTAVVTSAPSAAAGMTVGSVPSQQPQPTVNTSRFRVVKLDSSSEPFKKGRWTCTEFYEKENAIPAAEGVVINKVVETVKHNPTEVTSERESTSGSSVSSSVSTLSHYTESVGSGEMGAPAVVVQQQQPPALQGVALPQMDFSGPGPQSISAVSVPQSISQSQISQVQLQSQELSYKQKQGLQPVPLQAAINAATGIQPSPVSAVGVTSALGQPPSISSLAQPQLPYSQPAPPVQAPLPGTPPQQLQYGQQQPTVSTQMAPSHGTLVTPKVTSEYVQQPPILQTAVSSGQPPSAGAGAGAAVIPMAQPQSIQLPVPPAAVQAQPAGPSGQPVGQAQTSVSAVPPGSLIANISQQTNIPTAVPQPSPQVTPSVIPQGAPPSSQIVPPAQTAILHQGVQTSASSLPQQLVIAPQSTLLTVPPQPQGAEPVAQGVIPQQLPAVSPLPSASSISVTNQVTSAGPSGMPSAPTNLVPSQSIAQAPATQNGNLVQSVSQPPLIVSNINLPLAQQIPLSSTQFSAQSLAQAIGSQIEDARRPAEPSVVGLPQTVSGDSGGMSAVSDGSSSSLAASASLFPLKVLPLTTPLVDGEDESASLLPEVQGVILEPQIQPRPRRAFDVRGPLSPLNPWRQNIQLLERVGKDNKQISFNW; encoded by the coding sequence ATGCACCAGCCGCCCGAGTCCACAGCCGCGGCGGCCGCGGCCGCTGCAGACATTAGTGCTAGGAAGATGGCGCACCCGGCAATGTTCCCTCGAAGGGGCAGTGGTAGTGGCAGCGCCTCTGCTCTCAGTGCAGCAGGTACCGGCGTTGCTAGTAGTGCCCCATCTTCCGAGGATTTTCCGCCGCCGCCGTCGCTCCTCCAGCCACCACCTCCCGCAGCATCTTCTCTGTCGGGACCACAGCCTCCGCCTCCACAAAGCCTGAACCTCCTTTCGCAGGCTCAGCTGCAGGCACAGCCTCTTGCGCCAGGCGGAActcagatgaaaaagaaaagtggcTTCCAGATAACCAGCGTGACCCCCGCTCAGATCTCCGCCAGCATCAGCTCGAACAACAGCATCGCAGAGGACACCGAGAGCTATGATGATCTGGATGAATCTCACACGGAAGATCTGTCTTCTTCCGAGATCCTTGATGTGTCACTTTCCAGGGCGACTGACTTAGGGGAGCCCGAACGCAGCTCCTCAGAAGAGACTCTCAATAACTTCCAGGAAGCAGAGACACCTGGGGCAGTCTCTCCCAACCAGCCCCATCTTCCTCAGCCTCATCTGCCTCACCTTCCACAAGCGAATGTTGTGATCAATGGAAATGCTCATCCacaccacctccatcaccaccatcacatTCATCATGGGCACCACCTCCACCATGGGCACCACCATCCATCCCATGCCGCTGTGGCCAGTACATCCATTCCTGGAGGGCCACCTTCAAGCCCAGTATCCAGAAAACTCTCTACAACTGGAAGCTCTGACAGTGTTCAGCCAGCTGCACCAACTTCTGCTGTATCATCGGGTGGCACACCTGCATCTGTAATGACTAATATCCGTGCTCCGAGTACCACCGGCAGTATAGGTATAAGTTCTGTCACTGGCACTAATACGATGAATAATGCTAACATTACTGCTGTGGGTAGTTTTAGTCCTAATGTGACAAGCAGCATGCTTGGTAGTGCTAATATAAGTGCAAGCAGTATCCCCAGTGCTGCTAGTGTGAGCGTTGGGCCTGGAGTGAGCAGCGGTGTTAATGTGAATGTCTTGAGTGGCATGGGCAATGGTACTATTTCTTCCACCGCTGTCGTTACCAGTGCACCCAGTGCAGCTGCAGGGATGACTGTGGGATCAGTTCCAAGTCAGCAGCCACAACCAACAGTTAACACGTCAAGGTTCAGAGTTGTGAAGTTAGATTCTAGTTCTGAGCCCTTTAAAAAAGGTAGATGGACTTGCACTGagttttatgaaaaagaaaatgctatacCTGCTGCTGAAGGTGTGGTGATAAATAAAGTGGTGGAAACTGTAAAACACAACCCGACAGAAGTGACTTCCGAGAGGGAGAGCACTAGTGGTAGTTCAGTGAGCAGTAGTGTCAGCACACTGAGTCACTACACGGAGAGTGTGGGAAGTGGAGAGATGGGAGCCCCTGCTGTGGtggtgcagcagcagcagccaccagCTCTGCAAGGTGTGGCCCTTCCGCAGATGGACTTCAGTGGCCCTGGTCCACAGAGCATCTCAGCAGTCAGTGTACCACAGAGTATTTCTCAGTCGCAGATCTCGCAAGTACAGTTACAGTCTCAAGAACTGAGCTATAAGCAAAAGCAAGGTCTGCAACCAGTACCTCTGCAAGCTGCTATCAATGCTGCAACTGGTATCCAGCCATCACCTGTCAGCGCGGTTGGTGTAACTTCAGCTTTAGGTCAGCCGCCTTCCATTTCCAGTTTGGCTCAGCCCCAGCTGCCGTATTCTCAGCCGGCCCCTCCAGTGCAGGCTCCCCTTCCAGGCACACCACCCCAACAGTTACAGTATGGACAACAGCAGCCGACCGTGTCGACACAGATGGCCCCAAGCCATGGTACATTGGTGACTCCGAAAGTGACCTCAGAGTATGTACAGCAGCCACCGATTCTTCAAACAGCCGTGTCCTCTGGACAGCCCCcttctgccggagcgggagcagGAGCAGCGGTGATTCCTATGGCTCAGCCACAGAGTATCCAGCTGCCGGTGCCGCCTGCAGCAGTCCAAGCACAGCCTGCAGGGCCATCTGGCCAACCTGTTGGTCAGGCTCAGACCTCAGTATCTGCTGTACCTCCTGGCAGTCTAATTGCAAATATTAGTCAACAAACAAACATACCCACAGCAGTGccacagccctctccccaggTCACACCTTCAGTTATTCCGCAAGGtgctcctccatcttcacagaTAGTTCCACCTGCTCAAACTGCGATTCTTCATCAGGGAGTTCAAACTAGTGCTTCAAGCCTTCCTCAGCAATTGGTCATTGCACCCCAAAGTACCCTGTTAACTGTGCCTCCCCAGCCGCAGGGAGCAGAGCCAGTAGCTCAAGGAGTTATTCCTCAGCAGTTGCCTGCAGTTAGTCCTTTGCCCTCTGCTAGTAGTATTTCTGTTACAAATCAGGTTACTTCAGCTGGTCCTTCTGGAATGCCTTCTGCCCCAACAAACTTGGTTCCATCACAGAGTATAGCACAAGCCCCTGCCACTCAAAATGGTAATTTGGTTCAAAGTGTTAGTCAACCTCCTTTGATAGTATCTAATATAAATTTGCCTTTGGCACAGCAGATACCACTAAGTTCCACTCAGTTCTCTGCACAATCGTTAGCTCAGGCAATTGGAAGCCAAATTGAAGATGCCAGGCGCCCAGCGGAACCGTCCGTAGTTGGCTTACCTCAGACCGTCAGTGGTGACAGTGGGGGCATGTCAGCAGTTTCAGATGGGAGTAGCAGCAGCCTagcagcctctgcttctcttttccCGTTGAAGGTGCTACCTCTGACGACACCCCTGGTGGATGGCGAGGATGAGAG
- the TSC22D1 gene encoding TSC22 domain family protein 1 isoform X4, whose protein sequence is MHQPPESTAAAAAAAADISARKMAHPAMFPRRGSGSGSASALSAAGTGVASSAPSSEDFPPPPSLLQPPPPAASSLSGPQPPPPQSLNLLSQAQLQAQPLAPGGTQMKKKSGFQITSVTPAQISASISSNNSIAEDTESYDDLDESHTEDLSSSEILDVSLSRATDLGEPERSSSEETLNNFQEAETPGAVSPNQPHLPQPHLPHLPQANVVINGNAHPHHLHHHHHIHHGHHLHHGHHHPSHAAVASTSIPGGPPSSPVSRKLSTTGSSDSVQPAAPTSAVSSGGTPASVMTNIRAPSTTGSIGISSVTGTNTMNNANITAVGSFSPNVTSSMLGSANISASSIPSAASVSVGPGVSSGVNVNVLSGMGNGTISSTAVVTSAPSAAAGMTVGSVPSQQPQPTVNTSRFRVVKLDSSSEPFKKGRWTCTEFYEKENAIPAAEGVVINKVVETVKHNPTEVTSERESTSGSSVSSSVSTLSHYTESVGSGEMGAPAVVVQQQQPPALQGVALPQMDFSGPGPQSISAVSVPQSISQSQISQVQLQSQELSYKQKQGLQPVPLQAAINAATGIQPSPVSAVGVTSALGQPPSISSLAQPQLPYSQPAPPVQAPLPGTPPQQLQYGQQQPTVSTQMAPSHGTLVTPKVTSEYVQQPPILQTAVSSGQPPSAGAGAGAAVIPMAQPQSIQLPVPPAAVQAQPAGPSGQPVGQAQTSVSAVPPGSLIANISQQTNIPTAVPQPSPQVTPSVIPQGAPPSSQIVPPAQTAILHQGVQTSASSLPQQLVIAPQSTLLTVPPQPQGAEPVAQGVIPQQLPAVSPLPSASSISVTNQVTSAGPSGMPSAPTNLVPSQSIAQAPATQNGNLVQSVSQPPLIVSNINLPLAQQIPLSSTQFSAQSLAQAIGSQIEDARRPAEPSVVGLPQTVSGDSGGMSAVSDGSSSSLAASASLFPLKVLPLTTPLVDGEDESASLLPEVQGVILEPQIQPRPRRAFDVRGPLSPLNPWRQNIQLLERVGKDNKQVS, encoded by the coding sequence ATGCACCAGCCGCCCGAGTCCACAGCCGCGGCGGCCGCGGCCGCTGCAGACATTAGTGCTAGGAAGATGGCGCACCCGGCAATGTTCCCTCGAAGGGGCAGTGGTAGTGGCAGCGCCTCTGCTCTCAGTGCAGCAGGTACCGGCGTTGCTAGTAGTGCCCCATCTTCCGAGGATTTTCCGCCGCCGCCGTCGCTCCTCCAGCCACCACCTCCCGCAGCATCTTCTCTGTCGGGACCACAGCCTCCGCCTCCACAAAGCCTGAACCTCCTTTCGCAGGCTCAGCTGCAGGCACAGCCTCTTGCGCCAGGCGGAActcagatgaaaaagaaaagtggcTTCCAGATAACCAGCGTGACCCCCGCTCAGATCTCCGCCAGCATCAGCTCGAACAACAGCATCGCAGAGGACACCGAGAGCTATGATGATCTGGATGAATCTCACACGGAAGATCTGTCTTCTTCCGAGATCCTTGATGTGTCACTTTCCAGGGCGACTGACTTAGGGGAGCCCGAACGCAGCTCCTCAGAAGAGACTCTCAATAACTTCCAGGAAGCAGAGACACCTGGGGCAGTCTCTCCCAACCAGCCCCATCTTCCTCAGCCTCATCTGCCTCACCTTCCACAAGCGAATGTTGTGATCAATGGAAATGCTCATCCacaccacctccatcaccaccatcacatTCATCATGGGCACCACCTCCACCATGGGCACCACCATCCATCCCATGCCGCTGTGGCCAGTACATCCATTCCTGGAGGGCCACCTTCAAGCCCAGTATCCAGAAAACTCTCTACAACTGGAAGCTCTGACAGTGTTCAGCCAGCTGCACCAACTTCTGCTGTATCATCGGGTGGCACACCTGCATCTGTAATGACTAATATCCGTGCTCCGAGTACCACCGGCAGTATAGGTATAAGTTCTGTCACTGGCACTAATACGATGAATAATGCTAACATTACTGCTGTGGGTAGTTTTAGTCCTAATGTGACAAGCAGCATGCTTGGTAGTGCTAATATAAGTGCAAGCAGTATCCCCAGTGCTGCTAGTGTGAGCGTTGGGCCTGGAGTGAGCAGCGGTGTTAATGTGAATGTCTTGAGTGGCATGGGCAATGGTACTATTTCTTCCACCGCTGTCGTTACCAGTGCACCCAGTGCAGCTGCAGGGATGACTGTGGGATCAGTTCCAAGTCAGCAGCCACAACCAACAGTTAACACGTCAAGGTTCAGAGTTGTGAAGTTAGATTCTAGTTCTGAGCCCTTTAAAAAAGGTAGATGGACTTGCACTGagttttatgaaaaagaaaatgctatacCTGCTGCTGAAGGTGTGGTGATAAATAAAGTGGTGGAAACTGTAAAACACAACCCGACAGAAGTGACTTCCGAGAGGGAGAGCACTAGTGGTAGTTCAGTGAGCAGTAGTGTCAGCACACTGAGTCACTACACGGAGAGTGTGGGAAGTGGAGAGATGGGAGCCCCTGCTGTGGtggtgcagcagcagcagccaccagCTCTGCAAGGTGTGGCCCTTCCGCAGATGGACTTCAGTGGCCCTGGTCCACAGAGCATCTCAGCAGTCAGTGTACCACAGAGTATTTCTCAGTCGCAGATCTCGCAAGTACAGTTACAGTCTCAAGAACTGAGCTATAAGCAAAAGCAAGGTCTGCAACCAGTACCTCTGCAAGCTGCTATCAATGCTGCAACTGGTATCCAGCCATCACCTGTCAGCGCGGTTGGTGTAACTTCAGCTTTAGGTCAGCCGCCTTCCATTTCCAGTTTGGCTCAGCCCCAGCTGCCGTATTCTCAGCCGGCCCCTCCAGTGCAGGCTCCCCTTCCAGGCACACCACCCCAACAGTTACAGTATGGACAACAGCAGCCGACCGTGTCGACACAGATGGCCCCAAGCCATGGTACATTGGTGACTCCGAAAGTGACCTCAGAGTATGTACAGCAGCCACCGATTCTTCAAACAGCCGTGTCCTCTGGACAGCCCCcttctgccggagcgggagcagGAGCAGCGGTGATTCCTATGGCTCAGCCACAGAGTATCCAGCTGCCGGTGCCGCCTGCAGCAGTCCAAGCACAGCCTGCAGGGCCATCTGGCCAACCTGTTGGTCAGGCTCAGACCTCAGTATCTGCTGTACCTCCTGGCAGTCTAATTGCAAATATTAGTCAACAAACAAACATACCCACAGCAGTGccacagccctctccccaggTCACACCTTCAGTTATTCCGCAAGGtgctcctccatcttcacagaTAGTTCCACCTGCTCAAACTGCGATTCTTCATCAGGGAGTTCAAACTAGTGCTTCAAGCCTTCCTCAGCAATTGGTCATTGCACCCCAAAGTACCCTGTTAACTGTGCCTCCCCAGCCGCAGGGAGCAGAGCCAGTAGCTCAAGGAGTTATTCCTCAGCAGTTGCCTGCAGTTAGTCCTTTGCCCTCTGCTAGTAGTATTTCTGTTACAAATCAGGTTACTTCAGCTGGTCCTTCTGGAATGCCTTCTGCCCCAACAAACTTGGTTCCATCACAGAGTATAGCACAAGCCCCTGCCACTCAAAATGGTAATTTGGTTCAAAGTGTTAGTCAACCTCCTTTGATAGTATCTAATATAAATTTGCCTTTGGCACAGCAGATACCACTAAGTTCCACTCAGTTCTCTGCACAATCGTTAGCTCAGGCAATTGGAAGCCAAATTGAAGATGCCAGGCGCCCAGCGGAACCGTCCGTAGTTGGCTTACCTCAGACCGTCAGTGGTGACAGTGGGGGCATGTCAGCAGTTTCAGATGGGAGTAGCAGCAGCCTagcagcctctgcttctcttttccCGTTGAAGGTGCTACCTCTGACGACACCCCTGGTGGATGGCGAGGATGAGAG